In Verrucomicrobiota bacterium, a single window of DNA contains:
- a CDS encoding DUF4143 domain-containing protein — translation MQRLSFGSYPEIVTSDQPTRLLRELSSDYLWKDVLQAGLVKTPDLIKRLLLLLAHQAGAEVSVNELATQLQMAPTTVDRYLDLLEQTFVIFRLPSFSTNPRKEIAKSQKVFFWDTGIRNALLNAYSTEEFRPDIGALWENWGIAEVAKHNALLGSPAELFFWRTRAQSEVDLVVKQERSAGI, via the coding sequence ATGCAGCGGCTGAGTTTCGGCAGCTACCCCGAAATTGTGACGAGCGACCAACCCACGCGCTTGCTGCGCGAATTGAGTTCCGATTACCTCTGGAAGGACGTGCTTCAGGCCGGGCTGGTCAAGACGCCGGATCTCATCAAGCGATTGCTACTGCTGCTGGCCCACCAGGCGGGGGCGGAAGTGTCGGTGAACGAGCTGGCGACCCAGCTCCAAATGGCGCCGACGACGGTGGATCGCTACCTGGACTTGCTGGAGCAGACATTCGTGATTTTCAGGCTCCCCTCCTTCAGCACCAATCCCCGCAAGGAAATCGCCAAGAGCCAGAAAGTGTTTTTCTGGGATACCGGCATCCGTAACGCATTGCTCAATGCGTATTCGACGGAGGAATTCCGGCCCGACATCGGCGCGTTATGGGAGAATTGGGGCATCGCCGAGGTGGCCAAGCACAACGCCCTGCTCGGTTCGCCGGCGGAGCTGTTCTTCTGGCGCACGCGGGCGCAGTCCGAGGTGGACCTGGTCGTCAAACAAGAACGGTCTGCGGGCATTTGA
- a CDS encoding AAA family ATPase codes for MLVIDEAQRLPETSRIIKGWHEARLPAKFLLLGSASLVLLDQAAESLTGRNRKLVLPPLLFSETLGTQTWASAGVAPSTCVSTSRRNCGPS; via the coding sequence GTGTTGGTGATTGACGAAGCGCAGCGGCTGCCTGAGACCTCCCGGATCATCAAGGGCTGGCATGAAGCGCGGCTGCCCGCAAAGTTCCTCCTGCTTGGCTCCGCTTCGCTGGTTTTGCTTGATCAGGCGGCAGAGAGTCTCACCGGCCGCAACCGGAAGCTGGTTTTGCCACCGCTGCTGTTTTCCGAAACGTTGGGCACTCAGACTTGGGCCAGCGCCGGTGTCGCCCCCAGCACTTGTGTCAGCACTTCGCGCCGCAATTGCGGTCCTTCCTGA